Proteins encoded together in one Desulfuromonas acetoxidans DSM 684 window:
- a CDS encoding deoxyguanosinetriphosphate triphosphohydrolase, producing MPSNAIRHMIEQREKDTLSPFACCSADSLGRERKEQPCPIRTCFQHDRDRILHCKSFRRLKHKTQVFLSPEGDHYRTRLTHTLEVSQIARTVARALSLNEDLTEAITLGHDLGHTPFGHAGERVLNELLGGGFHHVRQSVRVVERLEKNGRGLNLTSEVRDGILYHSKGTGPVAACCDGGRAKTLEGQIVRFADIIAYVNHDLDDALRGGVITVDDVPSSLLTHLGERHSQRINTMVSDMIQASQRDGAIEIGLSDNVLKWVTDLRDWLFDHVYRVPSVHDDFTKAARVLRELFEFFMKNPDQMERYGAVCLDGDPLEVSITDFIAGMTDRYAMKLYQEIFLPRPWATL from the coding sequence ATGCCATCAAATGCCATACGTCATATGATTGAGCAGCGGGAAAAAGACACCCTTTCTCCCTTTGCCTGTTGCAGTGCTGATAGTCTTGGTCGTGAGAGAAAAGAACAACCATGTCCGATACGAACATGTTTTCAGCATGACCGTGATCGTATTTTGCACTGCAAATCGTTTCGTCGTTTAAAACATAAAACACAGGTTTTTTTATCGCCGGAAGGCGACCATTATCGCACTCGTTTGACCCATACCCTTGAAGTGTCTCAGATTGCCCGCACGGTTGCCCGGGCTCTGTCTCTCAATGAAGATTTGACCGAGGCGATCACCCTGGGCCATGACCTTGGCCACACTCCGTTCGGCCATGCCGGTGAACGGGTGTTGAATGAGTTGCTTGGCGGAGGTTTTCATCATGTCCGCCAGAGTGTGCGCGTGGTGGAGCGGCTGGAGAAGAACGGCCGGGGATTGAACCTGACCTCTGAAGTGCGTGACGGCATACTCTATCATTCCAAAGGAACCGGGCCGGTAGCAGCCTGTTGCGATGGGGGGCGGGCAAAAACCCTCGAAGGGCAGATTGTTCGCTTTGCGGATATCATCGCATATGTCAATCATGATCTTGACGATGCCTTGCGCGGCGGGGTGATCACCGTTGATGATGTACCCAGCTCGTTGTTGACACATCTGGGCGAACGCCATTCCCAGCGTATCAATACGATGGTGTCTGACATGATCCAGGCCTCACAACGCGATGGTGCGATTGAGATTGGCTTGTCCGACAATGTTCTTAAGTGGGTTACTGATCTGCGCGATTGGTTGTTTGATCATGTCTATCGGGTGCCGAGTGTTCACGATGATTTTACCAAAGCGGCACGGGTACTCAGGGAACTGTTCGAATTCTTTATGAAAAATCCCGATCAGATGGAACGTTACGGCGCGGTTTGTCTCGACGGTGACCCGCTCGAAGTCAGTATTACCGATTTCATTGCCGGGATGACGGATCGCTATGCCATGAAGTTGTACCAGGAGATCTTTCTTCCCCGGCCGTGGGCGACGCTGTAA
- a CDS encoding response regulator: MGKKLLLADDSVTIQKVIEITFADKDYQLQIADNGDQALSMAQQDCPDLILADVFMPGKDGYELCEALRAVPELASVPVLLLAGTFEPFDESKANAVGATDWIAKPFSSQELVDKVAEMLSNAPAQDTWKATPGQTPVESDLLGALEEISAKQAETPVVEAPAQPEALETPIAEPEPLPDFDMGQPAATQEELAPAQEDDSFSFDAVTEYAPPAGEKVEEEATTDLPPLSEFSFETNETPPAQTDEAETPVDPFALPEAEEAPADEPVAETSEQSLSSLDPFAAAEETSTVEEPEVAAKDPFADLPPLGDFSEPEEEQAVEAAPSFEPLQPLEPQEEPEPELAPVADLPPLVEPVAEQPAAAAPAGVMDLGADAIVAEGAYGATPKRVETRVAYLSDEQLTEIVERVAGAVIEKLASPILEKVVWEVVPDLAESLVREEMDKIKPEA; this comes from the coding sequence ATGGGCAAAAAGTTGTTGCTGGCCGATGACAGTGTCACTATACAGAAAGTCATCGAAATTACATTTGCTGATAAAGACTATCAGCTCCAGATTGCAGATAATGGTGACCAGGCCTTGAGCATGGCTCAACAGGATTGCCCTGATCTGATTCTGGCCGATGTGTTTATGCCCGGCAAAGATGGTTACGAATTGTGTGAAGCGCTCCGTGCCGTGCCTGAGCTGGCTTCGGTCCCTGTCCTGTTGCTGGCGGGCACCTTTGAGCCGTTTGACGAATCCAAAGCCAATGCTGTTGGTGCCACCGATTGGATCGCCAAACCGTTCAGCTCCCAGGAACTGGTCGATAAAGTCGCAGAAATGCTTTCCAATGCTCCCGCTCAAGATACCTGGAAAGCGACTCCCGGTCAGACTCCGGTGGAAAGTGATCTGCTTGGTGCCCTCGAAGAGATCAGTGCCAAACAGGCTGAGACACCGGTTGTTGAAGCTCCTGCCCAACCCGAAGCCCTCGAAACTCCTATCGCAGAGCCCGAGCCGTTGCCTGACTTTGATATGGGCCAACCGGCGGCCACTCAAGAGGAGCTTGCTCCAGCTCAGGAAGACGACAGTTTCAGTTTTGATGCTGTAACCGAATATGCACCGCCCGCAGGCGAGAAGGTTGAGGAAGAGGCGACAACCGATCTGCCGCCGCTGAGCGAATTCAGCTTTGAAACCAATGAAACGCCGCCGGCGCAAACCGATGAAGCGGAGACGCCGGTTGATCCGTTTGCCCTGCCTGAAGCGGAAGAAGCTCCGGCAGATGAGCCGGTTGCAGAAACCTCTGAACAATCGTTGTCATCGCTCGATCCGTTTGCTGCTGCCGAGGAAACATCGACAGTTGAGGAACCTGAGGTCGCAGCCAAAGACCCGTTTGCTGATCTGCCACCGCTGGGTGATTTCTCCGAACCTGAGGAGGAACAAGCGGTTGAAGCGGCCCCTTCCTTTGAACCGTTGCAGCCCCTTGAGCCGCAAGAGGAGCCTGAGCCTGAACTTGCACCGGTAGCTGACCTGCCACCGTTGGTTGAGCCTGTTGCCGAGCAACCTGCCGCTGCCGCGCCCGCCGGTGTCATGGATCTCGGTGCCGATGCTATTGTCGCCGAAGGTGCGTACGGGGCGACTCCGAAGCGGGTGGAAACCCGCGTTGCCTACCTCAGCGACGAGCAATTGACGGAAATTGTTGAGCGCGTTGCCGGGGCGGTTATCGAAAAACTTGCTTCACCGATCCTGGAAAAGGTCGTATGGGAAGTCGTTCCCGATCTGGCCGAGAGCCTGGTTCGTGAGGAGATGGACAAGATTAAGCCTGAAGCCTGA
- a CDS encoding valine--tRNA ligase produces MADELAKGYEPHDFETKWYQTWEENGYFHADENSDKPPYSIVIPPPNVTGVLHMGHALNNTMQDILARWKRMTGHEVLWMPGTDHAGIATQNVVEKQLASEDKDRHDVGRDAFIERVWQWREESGGQIINQLKRLGASCDWQRERFTMDDGLSKAVREVFVSLYEEGLIYRDNRLINWCPRCHTALSDLEVEHDDKKGNLWHLRYPVKGTDQVLVVATTRPETMLGDTAVAVHPDDERYADLVGKMIELPLTGREIPIIADDYVDKEFGSGAVKITPAHDFNDFEMGKRHNLENINILDESGFVNENGGAYQGMERYAAREKVVADLDALGLLEKVDDHLNSVGECYRCKTVIEPYMSLQWYVDVQPLAKEAIKAVESGQTRIVPAQWEKTYYEWMYNIQDWCISRQIWWGHRIPAWFCDDCGEITVSRDDATCCAKCQSTNIHQETDVLDTWFSSGLWPFSTMGWPEKTDALNKFYPTSCLITGFDILFFWVARMMMMGLKFMGEVPFKDVYIHALVRDAQGQKMSKSKGNVIDPLTVIDEFGTDAFRFTLTAFAAQGRDVKLSTERIGGYRNFCNKLWNASRFTLMNLEGFEPVDTPNWDELSLSMADRWILTRLTEVEKEANKALEEYRFNEAASTLYTFTWHEFCDWYIELIKGALYGDDAAAKLSAQTVVYTVLERLLRLLHPITPFITEEIWQNLPGTRPVASIMLADYPQGQGLLQDEDATAKMEQVMEVVRSIRNIRGEMDVSPAKKISALLDCKNEASLAVMSDGEEYIKALARIEELTCGVALDQPAQVAKQVSGDVEILLPLAGLINVEEEEKRLTKEIAKVQKDVDMFSKKLANEKFVANAPAAVLEKDRGKLAAAQEKLTVLQASLEKIVALK; encoded by the coding sequence ATGGCAGACGAACTGGCAAAAGGCTACGAGCCGCACGACTTTGAGACCAAGTGGTATCAAACCTGGGAAGAAAACGGGTATTTCCATGCCGACGAAAATTCGGACAAGCCGCCTTATTCGATTGTCATTCCGCCGCCTAATGTTACCGGTGTGCTGCACATGGGGCACGCTCTCAACAATACCATGCAGGATATCCTTGCCCGCTGGAAACGGATGACCGGTCACGAAGTGTTGTGGATGCCCGGTACCGACCATGCCGGTATTGCCACTCAGAATGTGGTTGAAAAACAACTGGCCAGTGAAGATAAGGACCGTCACGATGTCGGTCGCGACGCGTTCATCGAGCGGGTGTGGCAGTGGCGCGAAGAGTCTGGCGGACAGATCATCAATCAGCTTAAGCGCCTTGGCGCTTCCTGCGACTGGCAGCGTGAGCGCTTTACCATGGACGATGGTCTGAGCAAAGCCGTACGTGAAGTTTTCGTCAGTCTTTACGAAGAGGGGCTGATCTATCGTGATAATCGACTGATCAACTGGTGTCCGCGCTGTCATACCGCGCTGTCCGATCTTGAAGTGGAGCACGACGATAAAAAAGGCAACCTGTGGCATCTGCGTTACCCGGTCAAAGGGACCGACCAGGTGCTGGTTGTGGCCACCACCCGTCCGGAAACCATGCTCGGTGATACCGCGGTCGCGGTTCATCCTGACGATGAACGTTACGCCGATCTGGTGGGCAAGATGATCGAACTGCCGCTGACCGGTCGTGAAATTCCGATCATTGCTGACGACTATGTCGATAAAGAATTCGGCAGCGGGGCGGTTAAAATTACTCCGGCCCACGATTTTAACGACTTTGAAATGGGCAAGCGACATAATCTGGAAAACATCAACATCCTTGACGAGTCCGGCTTTGTTAACGAAAACGGCGGAGCTTATCAGGGCATGGAGCGCTATGCGGCACGTGAAAAAGTGGTTGCCGATCTTGACGCGCTTGGTCTGCTGGAAAAGGTCGATGACCACTTGAACTCGGTGGGGGAATGTTACCGCTGTAAAACGGTCATTGAGCCTTACATGAGCCTGCAATGGTATGTCGATGTTCAGCCGCTGGCCAAAGAAGCCATCAAAGCTGTGGAAAGCGGTCAGACCCGTATTGTTCCTGCGCAATGGGAAAAAACCTACTACGAGTGGATGTACAACATTCAGGACTGGTGCATCAGTCGTCAGATCTGGTGGGGACACCGCATTCCCGCCTGGTTTTGTGATGACTGTGGTGAGATTACCGTCTCGCGCGACGATGCGACCTGCTGCGCCAAGTGCCAGAGCACCAATATCCACCAGGAAACCGACGTGCTTGATACCTGGTTCTCTTCGGGGTTGTGGCCGTTTTCGACCATGGGCTGGCCGGAGAAAACCGATGCGCTGAACAAGTTTTACCCCACATCCTGCTTGATCACCGGTTTCGACATCCTGTTCTTCTGGGTGGCGCGCATGATGATGATGGGCCTCAAGTTCATGGGCGAAGTGCCGTTCAAGGACGTGTACATCCATGCCTTGGTCCGCGATGCTCAGGGCCAAAAGATGAGTAAGAGTAAGGGCAATGTTATTGACCCGTTGACCGTCATCGACGAGTTCGGCACCGATGCGTTCCGCTTTACCCTGACCGCCTTTGCTGCTCAGGGCCGTGATGTTAAGCTCTCCACCGAGCGGATCGGCGGCTACCGCAACTTCTGTAATAAGCTGTGGAACGCCAGCCGCTTTACTCTGATGAATCTCGAAGGCTTTGAGCCGGTTGACACCCCCAACTGGGATGAGCTCAGCCTGTCCATGGCGGATCGCTGGATCTTGACCCGCCTGACCGAGGTGGAAAAAGAAGCCAACAAGGCGCTGGAAGAGTATCGCTTCAATGAAGCGGCCAGCACGCTGTACACCTTTACCTGGCATGAGTTCTGTGACTGGTACATCGAACTGATCAAAGGGGCTCTGTACGGCGATGACGCCGCCGCCAAGCTCAGTGCCCAGACGGTGGTTTACACTGTTCTGGAGCGCTTGCTGCGTCTGTTGCATCCGATCACGCCGTTCATCACCGAAGAGATCTGGCAGAACCTGCCCGGCACCCGTCCGGTTGCATCCATCATGCTGGCCGATTACCCGCAGGGCCAAGGTTTGCTGCAGGACGAAGACGCCACCGCCAAAATGGAGCAGGTGATGGAGGTTGTTCGTTCCATCCGTAACATCCGTGGTGAAATGGATGTTTCTCCGGCCAAGAAGATCAGTGCACTGCTCGATTGCAAAAACGAGGCAAGCCTGGCGGTGATGAGTGATGGTGAAGAGTACATCAAAGCCCTGGCTCGCATCGAAGAGCTGACCTGCGGTGTCGCTCTCGACCAACCGGCCCAGGTCGCCAAGCAGGTGTCCGGCGATGTGGAGATCCTCCTGCCGCTGGCCGGTCTGATCAACGTCGAAGAGGAAGAGAAGCGCCTCACCAAAGAGATCGCCAAGGTGCAGAAAGATGTCGACATGTTCAGCAAGAAATTGGCGAACGAGAAATTCGTCGCCAATGCCCCGGCAGCGGTTCTGGAAAAAGACCGTGGTAAGCTGGCCGCAGCGCAGGAGAAGCTGACTGTACTGCAGGCAAGTCTGGAGAAAATTGTTGCGTTGAAGTAA